GGGACATCCCCGTCGGCTATTCTATCCCATCACCTGCATACGTACAGCGCATGCAAGAGGGCttcttctcatatatatatcgaCTAGCCTTTCCAAGGGCCGAGGTATGAATTCTTTTCTACAAACACCCCATATATTTGCTTACTCGCTTATTGACTTGAGCTTCGGAGTATCTTCCAGGGACGAGCCGGCTGCTCAGCGAATAAGACCAGATACctcattctctccctctcagaTCCACCACACCAGTGCGGGCCAAcaaatcacggtcgaccaattctGAATGTTGACATTTCAGCGCTAGAGGAAGGGCTCGCTCTGGTTAACGTCAATGCCGAAGACAAGGAACACAAGAGGGTCCGAAGTAATGACCAATTGACCTGTGAATCATGCTAACCGTCTGTCGAAAATTCCACAAGATGGGGTAGTCGCGGCATCCACTTCCATGCCCCCCGGCTGGATCTATCCCTGGAGTTCCCAGGTCGTGCTCCTATCCGCCCGTGGCCCCTACCCCTGGCGCGGAAGTGACCTAGACCTGGCAGCGACTTCAAGAAGCATTGAAGAACACTATCATGCAGCTTGCTAACGTGGTTAAGGCGTTAGCACAAACGCAAGCCCAGATAGCACCGGTGCAAGTGGGGGCTTCTCGACCTCCAGGCGAAAGGCCCCCTCCAGAGGAAAGAGAAGTCAGAAGGGATACGCGGTGAGCTTGATCGGTCCACTCCTCCAACCTACACTCTCGGAGGACGAAAGGACGATAGTGCCATGGTGAGGAGCCGGGGGTGCACCTCGCCGAACGAAGGGCCGGTGCAAGCCTTTGCAGAAATCGATATAAGGGCATTCAAGAAGGAAGTCGCCAACTTGAGAATCCACGACGCAGGGATTCCTCGGTCAGGATCAGCAGTAGTCACGCTGCCCATCGCTACTCCCCTGATCGTGAGAATAGGGGGCGACCTCCCCCGCGGGACCACCGCCACTCAGAGCAAGGCACCGCACAGAAAAATCAGCTCCCCACCGGGTGATCAGTGAACCAGGACCCTATGGTAGGGGAATTACTGTTGAGAATTCAGCAGGTAGAGGCAAAACATGGAGCACACAACCAGAGGGAAGGCCATGAAGAAAAGACCTCATTTTCTAGGGAAATCGAGCTGGAGCCCTTTCCTCACAGATTTAAGGTCCCCAATATCCCTCAGTACAATAGGGACAGCGACCCTTACGACCACCTGGACGCCTTCAATGTTCAGATGAACCTGCAAACTTCCAGCTCCTTAGCAAAATGCCGAGCTTTCCCTGCGACCTTGGGAGACATACCCCGGGCATGGTTGAGAAGGCTCCACCTCCATAGTATTTGCGGTTGGGAGGAGTGCCAGAGAAAATTCACAAACCAGTACAGATCACTCTGAAGGCAGCTCGCCCCAACATGCCACCTCGCTACGATTTTCCAACGATCTGGCGAATCTTTGAAAGATTATATAGAAAGGTTCAGGCGTGATGTAAATAATATGGAAAGCCCTTCCAACGAAAGTATCCTGACCGCGATCTCCACTGGGCTTCATAAAGACGGGAAGCTCTACGAAAGCATTTACAAGTCACCAGTAAGAGACTTGGGCAAGTTTTATGAGCGAGCTACAAAGGAGGTTCAGTGGGAGGAAGCTTTTGGCTTGAAAAAGCCAAGCAACCAGAAGAAAGGGGGAGAGCACATCAGCCAAAATAAGAAGAGAGGTGACGATAACGCGCGCAAGGAAGGTCAAGGGCAGAGCCCCAATGATCAGACTGCCAAGAAGGTAAGATATGAGCAGGGAGTGGAACGACCTGCACGCCAAGGTCGGTATGACAATTACAGTGTCTTCTCTGATTCCCAGGACATGATTTTCACCACGGAGCGTAACAAGGACGACTTTAGAAGGCCTAACCCTCTAAAGACTCCCGACAAATATAGAACCAAGAGCAAATTCTGTGCCTATCATAATGAGGTGGGGCACACCACCTCCGAGTGCTGGGTGCTGAAGGATACGATTGAAAAACTAATCAGGAAAGGTCGACTACGTCACTATGTGGTGCGTCCTAGGGATCAACAGTCAAAACAGCCAGCCCAACTAAGTCCTCACCGAGCTCCCGAGCCGGACCAAACACCCACGGTGAGAACCATCTTTACTATTCATGGAGGGCCTCATATCACAAGGACTTCTGACAGATCGCACAAACGATACGTTCGGGAAGCCGACCACCTTCTGCTCATCGGGGATGGTAGTCAAGGAGAACCTTCAAAGAAAGCCCGAATGGCTTCAGATGACATCTTTTTCACCAAGAATGATTCCAAAGATTTGCACTGGCCGCACAACGATGCCCTTGTGATCCGAGCTCGGATTGGCAATATGGAGGTGCGGAGGATCATGGTGGACACAGGTAGCTTGGTAAACGTCATGTACAGAGGGTGTTATGACCAGATGGGGCTACGGCCAGATCAGCTGATAGCATCTCCAGAGCCACTATATGGATTCACTAGCGACGCAGTAATCCCGAAAGGACGTATAAAGCTCCTACTAACAGTTAGAGGAGCGGATCTCCAAACCACGGCAATGGCAGATTTCCTTATCATTGATAGTCCCTTAGCATACAACGTCGTCATGGAGAGACCTGTCATGAATGACCTGGACCTAGTTATCTCAACCAAGGCCTTGACCGTCAAGTTCCCAACCCTGAATGGGACTGGACATGTGAGAGGTGAGCAATATTTAGTAAGATACTGCTATGATGAGGCATTGAAAATAGGACTCAGTGGAAAAAAATGTGAATATGGTCTCTGGAGGGGAGGCCCGCATCATTAATAGCCGGGGAGTCAGCCACGACCTGGACTTGCTCGACATGGATTGCGATCGAGCTGCCAGCCCGGCAAATGAGCTGGAAGATGTTGCAGTCAGTAACCACGATGCTGAAAGGCGCCTTCAGATAGGCAAAGGTCTATCCCCCTAGGTAAAATCCCAGCTGATTGATTTCCTTAAAGCGAATTTGGATGtgttcgcatggaaccacgaagacaTGGTGGGAATAGACCCAAACGTAATGTAACATCGACTCAACATCAATCCCAACTATAAGCTGGTTTGTCAGAaaaggtgtaacaccccaattctcgggagcgttaacgtaacgtaagattccggggataaatttttttcaaacaaaaatccaacacaaaaaccattccccgaagatcccgttacaccttctcagtatatcaactatgaaccattaataaaccaagacaggttcaccaacacaaatgcggaagctagatcgaaacctcaacaggtcataaccaaaaccactttatttatatataaagttgcaccaacgtttacatgacgttttcaaaagtaaataacataactgaaaagacataatgtaaactatccgctaatcgccgtcactcctcgacgattcctttcccttttgcaccgctgccttcacctggaacgtttgaatattccagggacaaagtccaaattagatgatgaatcatctaagtgagagttcaaaacacatttttcatgaataatgcaagacatgaaataaaccaatatacccggtaagccctagctcaagagaattcccacgcgcttaaccctaccatggggaaagagcaatctctctaaaagctatgccaccacaccgactcgacgacacgacgacgcgacgcgattctagcttaaatggggctgccaacgcatctcaccagaatacgttcccaccttaagcatccaggaaccaccatacaatcccaactccaaaatttcacatggaccacctagtcgtcctagtgcaacttccctggccaaacggcctggcacggaaatcaaggcaggctatcctgacatgcacacccagcatcagatacccctattattccgtcacgcccttggagaattacggctacactatccagacaacatcctaggctgacatcccacatgaacaacacagtatggatcacctagtcgtcctagtgcaacttccctgaccaaacggtctggcacgaaaaccaaggcggctatcctgacatgcacactagcatcagatacccctattattccgtcacgcccttggagaattatggctacactatccagacaacatccgaggctgacattccatacgtacacataaaactcaagacaatgccacaattcacaattcaatgcattgtataaacaacatttataaaatgcaatgcacagttcaaaacgtttagggacaaacctctctcataaatccaaccgtcaccggttaccattttaatgcacaaaaccattttgcatgaaatcaccatatgttcagatagaacaagtacaataaatcaagttttggaggagaaccactcataagaaagccaaattttggtagcgaacaactcaccttgaacgaaactcagaacacctcgaatcttgtgcccaacctcaattttcgtgcaactcctcaagtcttttaaccaaaccacctccttacaggtcctcacgcgcagcctaagtgctctacgcgtgtgatgcctcgcgtatgctttaaaaactcTCTATCCACTacacccgaagcactctcgtctagcacaaatgtatcacaacttcgaatgagagaatccttagccttgagcccctatttatatgtttaggaaacttagccaccaagaaatatatattctgcaatcatttcaaatctttcaaaatcttttccaatcattccaaatcttctaatattttctataatcattccaaatcttttgatatctttgcaatcattccaaaatcttctaagattctctacaatcattgtaaatcttctataatcattccaaatcttctaatatcttttatatattcattccaaaatcttgtaagatcgttgctatccaaatcaaatcttttcttatccaatcaaatcttatacaaatcttatctttaaagtcatcatgagccttcatcttatctctaacgtcatcatgagacttcattcttatctctaaagtcatttatgaagctttttcctgaatctcccaaatgcccctagtaaaaagatttcaagaattacactttggcccgaacttttggataattgcacttagacccttttcaacatggtccccgggctaatttttaattgcattttagtccctgaaaaatggactaattgcgctaatgcccctaatttttcggtaaattacacttttacccccaacctcaaaaattacgattttgcccccggctcaaaaactgaacttctctttaaagacctttataaccctttgaaatatcccaaaacactctctttaaaattccgaaaaaatatcgtttcgatctccctccgtcaatttcgaaaaaactgcacttaggcccgaatcttcgttttagctacaaacccttttgtttcttccaaaaactactgaagggttactttatatgccaaatatgaacttccttggggttccattgacttcccggatgccccgtacgataattcggtatttcagcctaaatcacaattgccttttttttagctgtaccgggaaccgttcccgatccaacttcttttgatgcctaaaatcataactcgtattacttgtcgatactataccattttccttggctatctagggtccagggtattccctctgactaattcgatcgtccaaagttgcgttagtgtaccctatagtcttatttttcacaaagtccatttatgcccttcatcaaatattatttatgacctcaaatcattctcgggtattacaaaagGAGACCAATGATGGCTGAGCATTATATGGCCCTaaaagaagaagtagacaagCTTTTGGCAAGCGGGTTTATCAAGGAGGCCTATTACCCGACCTGGGTGGCTAACCCGGTCttggtaaagaagaagaatggaaagTGGAGAACTTGCATCGACTTCACGGACCTAAATAAAGCTTGCCCAAAAGACAGTTTTCCTCTGCCTAGAATCAACCAGCTCGTAGATGCAACGGCTGGCCACCAGCTTTtgagtttcatggatgcctattcagggtacaatcagatcccTATGAATCCCAATGAAGAAGAGCATACATCGTTCATGACGGATCGGGGACTATACTGCTACAAGGTAATGCCCTTCGGACTGAGGAATGCGGGTGAGACGTACCAACGACTAGTTAACATGATGTTCGGGGATCTAATCAAAAAAACCATGGAGGTatacgttgatgatatgctggtgAAGTCCAGATAGACCGCTGACCACATCATCCACCTAAAGGAAGCATTTCAGGTCCTGAGGAGGTACCAGATGAAGTTAAACCCACTCAAATGCTCATTTGGTGTGGCTTCTGGAAAGTTCTTGGGGTTTATGGTGAACGAAAGGGGGATCGAGGCCAACCCTACGAAGATCCAAGCTCTACTGGACATGCGATCACCCACTAAGACTAAGGAAGTGCAAAGCCTTAACGGACAGGCCGTCGCCCTCAGTAGGTTCGTCTCCAAATCCTCTGATAAGTCTATCCCATTCTTCAATGTTTTGAAGCAAGCAAAAAGTTTCTTATGGACAGAGGAGTGTGAAGACGCTTTCCAGCAGCTGAAAAAGTACATGGGGCGAGCTCCCCTCATGTCAAAGCCAAAGGAAGGGGAGGAATTGATTGTCTACCTGAGAGTGTCTGAATATGTAGTTAGCGCCGCACTAGTGTGAGAAGAAGATCGGATGCAACACCCAGTGTACTATGTCAGCCACAGACTACTCGACTCCGAAACAAGGTACTCCCCAATGGATGAACTCGCCTTTTCCCTAGTGATCGCATCCAGAAAGCTATGCCCCTATTTCAAAGCTCATCAGATTGGCGTGCTGACCAAACATCCACTAAAGCAAATCTTACAGAGGCCTAACTCATCCGGCCGCCTACTCAAGTGGACTATTAAGCTCGCCCAATTTAACATAGAGTACAAGCCAATGACAGCCATAAAGGGACAAGTACTGGCAGACTTCGTTGCAGAATTCACAGGACTGGTGGAAGAGCTCGCCCCCTCAATCTCTCCAATCTGGGAATTATTCGTTGATGGTTCTTCCAGCGAGCATGGTTCCAAAACTGGCGTACTCTTAATAAGCCCAGAAGGACATAAGATCCCCTATGCACTAAGGTTCGGGTTTAAAGCGACCAACAATGAAGCCGAGTACAAATTACTGCTGGCTAGTCTCCGCTTGGCCAAGGAAGTCAAGGTAGAGCGATTAAAAATCTTCAGCGATTCCCAGCTTGTGGTCTGTTAGGTAGAAGGGGAGTATCAGGCAAATGGCCCAAAGATGGCAGCATACCTTCAGAAAGTTTGGGAGTTGTTTCACCTATTCGAGGAGTGTGAAGTAAATCAAGTCATGCGGAGCCAGAACTCTCACGCCAACACCCTAGCTCGTTTAGCGTCAGTTGGGGATGCAGACTCACTGGGGGTCATCCTCGTAGAGTTCCTGGCATCACCAAGCACTGAAGGGAAAACTGAGACGTTGAGAATTGAGCTAAGGCCAAATTCATGGATGAAACCAATCACTGACTATCTGCAAGAAGGGAGGTTGCCAGGCGATAAGCTAGAGGCACGACGTACTCGCTGTAATGCCTCTAACTTATCAACGTATTTGGGCGAGCTCCCAGCTGCGTTTCGAAGTGAGCCCCCAGCGATCCTTGTGGTCCGTTGGCTCAGCCGATCAACTCGTAAAACAGAAATGATGTAAGCCACGGTATATCATTAGGCCAAAGGCCACCCCACTTGGATTGTTCAAGCCCATTTTCTCGACCCAGTTGGCCGgcccatgccagtcccatcctggcccttTCACgacaacatcattacagtcgCGCTTGGGTTTTTAGGCATtcacctcagatcccatcctcattaatgatcgatctcatcctcattaatgataaatcccatccacattaatggaAATCTCGTTGGCACATTACTGTTGCAGGgatggctgcactctcaccctgcaattaaaacacaaaacaaaacataataaaaattttatatttttttctttatttaggcgagaggtttatacttgtcagtgtacgagtgcagttgtagttcaaatttaaatttatactttctggatgagtccaggtcgtccactgagagatttatttatggcaagagaaaaagaatgtcacacacacgcatatgcatttagatggattgataacatgatttttttatggtttttttttttagataacaaatactagaaaatatagcaagacagaagttgaaataaatactgaatgtgagaatatgaaattggatagtacttgagttaagacaatttcagtactaacccgttgattcccaaattttagcataaaagattagcaacattaattttaatttcagatatgagggtttgttattaaatgtaattagagatgatgatagttctagtttaagcaatactcatacatgatatgtgagattctaatttaagcaattaccataaatccaattacaattaatatacaagacaactaaattaatcatctgggtttgggtatgatagcgtttccagttctagtaactctcatgcgtgacatgaaagctctaagttaagcttacgctccaatccaaacctagtgatttctcaataattaagacacactcatactgaaatttaaattaatgttactcatttaaagtgcagctttctttgggaatcattggcgttggacactgtccttgccttaacccaagattagatttagctactcatttccatttaaaagttaattgacatgaatttaaacgacgtaatttaaataacagaatttaaataacaagaattaaaatagtagaaactaaccggccatttaggcgatggataattaaaagacatgaattaaaattgtagaaatttaaaggcataaactaatcggccatttaggcggtgaataataaagtaaccataaatgacataagaatttaaaagaagaaagaaagaaataagatcacaagagaaaatactaaataaaatgagatagaacaaaagcaattctcaaagagagaattctaaggaaataactaaattttgattaagaataataatcacacttacaaatgcaatcaagtgagctatttataggccacaagatgcaatacaaaccacacaatttcaattattcaactagacataattatatctaatgggcactcacacacttaaagttaaatggattttagctataatacacacctaatattaaatggattttagctaaaatacatacctaataaagcactcataaagttaaatggattttagctataatacacacctaatagttaaatagattttagctaaaaaacacacctaataaagctctcatataaaaaaataaaaatagatttctataaattggttttaaatcttcattaggattaaaaataatccttaggccttctccaaataatatcttccatgggttgctcaaattgggccttaattcttcatgggcttaaattcttcatggacttgatttttcatgggcttgaattcttcatgggctttaagtcttcatgcctaaaaaaataatttaatgttattaataaattatattatatatatatgtattacatatggcacatatatatattagattatattatatatatatattacatgcaagcatataatgatgtatatgtattttatatattattattattattattattattattattattattattaaattttactttaaaatttcatttcattcatttttcaatttaaacttgcatataaccataaaatatatattaatatctaatttaaaccatttttaagatcaaaagaatggtataattataacaaattttttacaaaattaaccactaatcatacccccaacttaaacattgctagtcccttagcaatcagattatacacctgccaaactttattcacaataactgtatgaatgtaaaattttcaaatttgaaaccaaaatgcataaaatcgaataagtaatttagtattctaaatcaaatttttggttaaaggtcatacagtctcaggaatggaaattaggataaccaacacacagacttattccctcgaagttttgacatCAAATCTCACTAtagattttctctccaataaaaaggattcctcaggtgtacacacaaggaggtgcaccgttataagagtaaatgcagaacaagttcaaaactcggtgccgtcccaaatacaaggaacgtattttcatgaaagaacaaggaaattgacagagcttcatgattggaataatgctctagatgagtaacttctgaatttaaacatgattccctactccaaactcgaattttgagatcacatgatttatagcatcaaaagggaccagactgggttgtaatggggctataaggttaatacgggttgtcaaagaaaaggtagagtgtgcaaagggtgtgtcgggattttttattttttttagcatttattttgaaacagttatgctgaatagctaagagaatttgcccccctttttttcactttttttttcttcttttttttttcttcttttttctttttctctttaaatatgaaaatagataaacagactaattcccaaaatcacaccaggttggataaaattcatatggttatgggttaaacgagggtaacgaaataaattgtactacaaatggctcaaatgggatagcaagtgaggttaatgtaaagaaagaaaaaaaagttagtaggcccaaaatgaaagaaattgatccctctatcatgcttctacaaaacgatgttactcagtcatctaattcagagtttgaaaccagtcaaacttatccgctatcatactagacattcaaagcaaattgatgttttgaagccattgaaaagataagatgaacaataaagcatatttagagtaagtgttatttcacttagaattaacggttattaggctcaaacactcacttgggtaatagtctccacttctgttgagggatcatacagtgtactaatcagctaattactgttacctttgactttatgaccgataaccaatttttaaattttgaatccccgataaATGCAAATtaacttattctaatgcatatacgttttcaaataagaaatcaatgcattcatgtttcgtattgcaaacttaaccagctatcagtgcataacttcaaaactttaggaataacgttatttaaaatacattttttttttttaataagagcagataaagataatcaattcacacaagactacaaactagcaatagcaaactcacagttaaatatgaaccagataattcataactaaaccttacaccccccaacttgaattgcagtaataaattagggttgttaggaatacctgtaactccacaagtccattttgctgtgaactgctaaaacttaaacaacaaatgagcacaccatatatatatatatttatattttcataccaaaataaaaattgatgcaagtcataagataaaaaaatgcgtctcaagagtacaaaaagtactccttactcagccatcttatcaaagactttgcccaacaacattccacagttttttttttttttttaagaacacaaccaagaaaaatcctgcaagttgtacaataactagatgcgtctcaagagtacaaaaagtactccttactcagccatcttaataaagagcatttctcacagtgataaatctaaattaatcggaccccttttgcgcttgttactaattgccttagaccagtctatccgaaactcatgaggatcgtactatggaacataagcgtgtaatttctctagcagcttatcaatggtggatgcagaaatgagaatctttcttgctgaacgagaaatgaattGTTGGTCCacgcctgatcaagaaaagagagtaacccatcgaaaaaatggttaacatttaaaagtccaatgggtttggtatggagattactcttggcccaggagattatacaaaagatttcttcaagtgttccaaaacttcctggtaaagcaatgaaggcatctgactgataaatcttacaagccatgcgctcagacatagaagtcgtttctataagttgactgcgtgtaatcccggaagtatgtggttcagctaaagggattggcattacacctaccacagatgaatttccaagatgtacagcttgtgaaacataaccattcaatccacgacttccccctccatataccaaattaatttttttctctcctaattttttaccaagttcgctcactgcaagtgcgtaacaaatatcgctcccaagttgagagccacaaagtacacatatggtattgattcgacaaactaactggccttccatgtttgttccttttgtatgtcctgaaaagaagtttggcgatcaaaagtagctatacaacaattcaacaagaaataaatacaaacaaaaatcatgcgtatgtataagtaattgtgattgtggctcacatcttcctctggttttacgtccagaaacggttTAAACACTTTCTaagaagcggggataagcttcccatccaattttcttatagattggcaaacagggtcgtttttagtcaaattcccaagactatagcgttggtggtcacttctgaactgggtccataaagcaagaagttctctttacactattccacatggatgcgtctcaagagtcaatcggatatcatccaaagactccttactcagtccatcctttatgaaactaattttatcttctcgatttatggacgtaaaccctacagatttgcatcgtgtgttacaagtccatcgagcacatttgtaacaaccattcactcttctcgctcttcttttcttcgcaaaactactcttccctaagcctgaaaaatgcttaaaactaggtgaagtttcaccagctaatcgaacttttgcttcgatcagccaacgaatatcttcagggatgttattacgcatcaacagcctaagtctttcacacctagcagcataaatttttttcaaatcattctgcgggagagatggatagtacttgtgaatttttgagagataaagatcaattttaaaaataaaaaaaaaaaaaaaaaaaactatactgagaagaaagtaaagaactataaactttacaaaagggatgagagtacctgatcagAGAATAACAcagagagaagattgagctcaagaagggtgactTACCTCATatagatatggagtctcttatagagcaatggtcatcactattctacactcgagtcgaggcatgccataattgcaccatcaagcttggcgtctctttttttcaacgctcggtgcctcatttttcaacatttggcagtgtgccttatcctttatagggcaatgtgattgcactgcccaagaaaagatggctaccaccagcgtcaattctgtctctctcaattcaaattttttttattttattattataatttttttattgtttatttttttaattttttttattcttattattattattattatttttgattttttttttaataaatgttttgttttagaggcccaataaaatcatacataccacacaagacaatattatcgagtctaataaaattatttgcacaatggatcaatttcaaacaccaataaatcaacaccaataaattaaatacaccttacccccaacttaaattgcgcattgt
The Diospyros lotus cultivar Yz01 chromosome 12, ASM1463336v1, whole genome shotgun sequence DNA segment above includes these coding regions:
- the LOC127787496 gene encoding uncharacterized protein LOC127787496, with translation MESPSNESILTAISTGLHKDGKLYESIYKSPVRDLGKFYERATKEVQWEEAFGLKKPSNQKKGGEHISQNKKRGDDNARKEGQGQSPNDQTAKKVRYEQGVERPARQGRYDNYSVFSDSQDMIFTTERNKDDFRRPNPLKTPDKYRTKSKFCAYHNEVGHTTSECWVLKDTIEKLIRKGRLRHYVVRPRDQQSKQPAQLSPHRAPEPDQTPTVRTIFTIHGGPHITRTSDRSHKRYVREADHLLLIGDGSQGEPSKKARMASDDIFFTKNDSKDLHWPHNDALVIRARIGNMEVRRIMVDTGSLVNVMYRGCYDQMGLRPDQLIASPEPLYGFTSDAVIPKGRIKLLLTVRGADLQTTAMADFLIIDSPLAYNVVMERPVMNDLDLVISTKALTVKFPTLNGTGHDSVEKNVNMVSGGEARIINSRGVSHDLDLLDMDCDRAASPANELEDVAVSNHDAERRLQIGKGLSP